In the Nerophis ophidion isolate RoL-2023_Sa linkage group LG01, RoL_Noph_v1.0, whole genome shotgun sequence genome, one interval contains:
- the LOC133538860 gene encoding forkhead box protein D1-like, translated as MTLYHKYPENARLPSDMHGSEQDRRDLTEGLQGGTSPVKPPYSYIALITMAILQSPQKRLSLSQICDYISQTFAYYQDKFPAWQNSIRHNLSLNDCFVKVPRDPGVPGKGNFWTLDPMSASMFANGSFLRRRKRFKRQQSPWRTVEARGAPQPGHELYQLSPKDPFSSLVPLNPETGRTFIPAPSSVLSLDQASVLTYTFSLHRMAPSLPLYYSMADPEHTLTD; from the coding sequence ATGACTTTGTACCACAAATATCCTGAAAACGCGCGGCTTCCCTCCGACATGCATGGCTCGGAACAAGACCGGAGAGACTTAACGGAGGGTCTCCAGGGTGGAACGTCCCCGGTGAAGCCCCCGTACTCTTACATCGCCCTCATCACCATGGCGATCTTGCAGAGTCCCCAAAAGAGACTCTCCCTCAGTCAGATCTGTGACTACATCAGCCAGACCTTCGCCTACTATCAGGACAAGTTTCCTGCGTGGCAGAACTCAATCCGACACAACTTGTCTCTCAACGACTGTTTCGTCAAAGTCCCGCGGGACCCCGGCGTCCCCGGTAAAGGGAACTTTTGGACTCTGGACCCCATGTCAGCGAGTATGTTTGCAAACGGGAGCTTTCTTCGGCGGAGGAAACGCTTCAAGAGGCAACAGTCGCCCTGGAGGACCGTGGAGGCAAGAGGAGCTCCTCAGCCGGGACATGAGTTGTACCAGCTGAGCCCTAAAGATCCTTTCAGCAGCCTGGTTCCTCTAAACCCAGAAACAGGGAGAACTTTCATTCCTGCTCCGTCCTCAGTCTTGTCTTTGGACCAAGCCTCTGTCTTGACCTACACATTCTCTCTACACAGAATGGCACCCAGTTTACCTCTTTACTACAGTATGGCTGACCCTGAACACACCTTGACTGACTAA